Part of the Engraulis encrasicolus isolate BLACKSEA-1 chromosome 1, IST_EnEncr_1.0, whole genome shotgun sequence genome, tgaaccactacgccacaactgccccTTGTGCTGTTGcagtatgtgtaacatggctgttgtgtaactgtatgaatgccacagttggtcctactctctacatttacagtgcatgtgcagggagtactactcagtgtgatatgtggttctgtgctattgtgacattagcacacgtagagtagcagggcaataacaaacgcattacatctactgtgactaccaggttcatagagttcaatgttcagcatggtctcctattgtaatgcactgtactctactgaactatactctactgtaccatacagtactctactctacttcactctactccattgATCATTACTGCTGCTTCGGTCTAGGGATGGGTCTCAGTGTATGCCaggaaagtgagctgcagttgctcagttggtacaccaacacatgtgaatgcagtacatgtatgcatgttgcttcatcggtggcatggtgtagtagatGGTGCAGCAGTATCAAGTTCAGAACTCGTGCtatctttgcaaagctctgatgacaatgtaccccactcttcctttgcaaacctcttcatgatcttcacctcaaatcaagtgttcttgcggagggtttttaaatgttgctgtaaatcatgatacatgtggtgCGACCAAGGCCTCTAGGAATGTGACCaagttgtcacattaaaatcttgtttatttaattcgagagtgtgcagcacttctctcctcctgcaagtgtgcaactgcactcaggacccgccaggttagtggggggattaattaaccagtgctctccaccatcctcttccatgactgaggcaccccaattatggtaccgtcccgctgcactgctccctttcggatgccctttgggggctgccccattgcacgggtgaggcataaatgcaattttgttgtatgtcatgtgcacagtgtgtagtgtgttgtggagtgctgtgtcacaatgtgaatgggtgtaggagttaactagttgggctttcacttcactttcacatgactactaaaaagggacaagttaagggatgagtttatgttgtgtttttcacaattttgctatgatttcagttgcaagactaatatcaaaggggacattatcacatatatttctggtatataacctctgggcgcataacaacattgattttaggacaagcaggattcagacaccatataacTCAATGAtatcactgagaaactatatcattgatactagttatggaaaatgatttgcctagttaacattgctctgcaaacaggtacaccaaatatatgataatatctgaatatactacccactccaagctttcatatggtatataataagctatgacaaccaactgcaaaatgcacctagaggtattgcttcctgaactttatgagaaaatggcaaaactgtgttttgaaaaaaataccatgcctcatacaagactgaaaatccccccctaaacatgggataacatagtgaaagtatacattttcagattcctgatactcaagacagtattttagagtttaaaataggtctttctgatgctccctgatgccacagtatgaaaagacaagagatgatatcggcgaaaatgaaaaaaaaatgtgtctgagtaaatgtttgaagagctgcagggagggctatacttaaccaaaatgttctcgaaaggtgtcggatgaaagctcagagtctccccttcgcaacgataccacacataacagaattaaccatccctatatgtcttaaacaagggccagtagaaagacaggcacccatcttaaaaacctttatttttgatgggggggtgttactttaacggctgataaccctaacttggctgtacttccagaagggttatcatacaaaaatgttaacttcagacatgtatcttttcaaaaaatataagcaacctttgcccctctgagtggtaccgacatctcacctggcccgtggactaataGTAACTTGAGTCTTGTGTTCATCTCACTGGAAAAAGCTACTCACATTACTTCGTTGAACGTGATTCATTTCGTTAAAGAAAGTGcgggaaatggtcagtgtgcaatgAGGGCAAAAACTAAGGTCGAGTGTTCTTTGAGGCAGACAGAACGTCCCCCTATTTCAAAAGTAACCAATCGTCGTCTCTGAAAATGGAGGGAAATGGCTCATTGGATTGTTTTTGAGCTCAGCTTGTGTGACGTAGTACATCAACTGTAATATATATTGTACATCTTGGGACATCTGTTGCTACCCGACTGTATCATCACCATGCCTGATCCAGCCAAGCCTGCGCCCAAGAAGGGCTCCAAGAAAGCCGTGAGCAAGACCGCCGGAAAGGGTGGCAAGAAGCGCAAGAGGACCAGGAAGGAGAGCTATGCCATCTACGTGTACAAGGTCCTGAAGCAGGTCCACCCCGATACTGGGATCTCTTCAAAGGCCATGAGCATCATGAACTCCTTCGTCAACGACATCTTCGAGCGCATCGCTGGTGAGGCGTCCCGCCTGGCACATTACAACAAGCGCCACACCATCTCCTCCAGGGAGATTCAGACCGCAGTGCGTCTGTTGCTGCCCGGTGAGCTCGCCAAGCACGCCGTGTCTGAGGGAACCAAGGCCGTCACCAAGTACACCAGCTCCAAGTAAAGTGTTCGCCCACATTTTCCCAAcccaaaggctcttttaagagccactcACAATCTCCTCGAAAAGCTATTCCAAATCTTGCCAAAGATCCTGCAGAATGtgatcaaatagtcttccacacagacgcacacaaccaTAACCATCAGTCCGTAAGCTAGCAGACGAAATGTACTGGATAATTCTCCAGGTCTATATTCAGGATGTCGCACAGTAAGATATTGCAGTCTTTCCCAGTTAAACTTGGGCCTCGCGTGTGTCAGTACAAAATTGCCTGGACGGTCAATTCAAGTACACAAGTAAAGCCATATATTTCATGTTTTCGGCTTCATTTGGAGTGGCGCGCAAACGGCACCACCATCGGTGTTGCATCATTTAGAACAATATGTGTATTAGCTGCGCCTAGTAGTGGATACATTACAGCGAGCTGTGCTGCGTCTgtaacggaggtcatcttgcacctgttcgatGTGATTTTTACCGTATCTGCATTTGTTACACAAGTGGAAAATagcttttttgggaaaaggtgggtggctcttaaaagagcctttgtgGTCTGGGACGTTGGGGCAAATTTACTTGGACTTCTCGGTCTTCTTGGGCAGGAGCACAGCCTGGATGTTGGGCAGCACACCACCCTGAGCGATGGTAACGCCACCGAGCAGTTTGTTCAACTCCTCGTCGTTACGCACGGCCAGTTGCAGATGACGAGGGATAATGCGACTCTTCTTGTTGTCACGAGCGGCGTTACCGGCCAACTCGAGGATCTCAGCGGTCAAGTACTCGAGCACTGCAGCCATGTAGACGGGTGCACCAGCTCCCACGCGCTGAGCATAGTTGCCTTTACGCAGCAGCCTGTGCACACGACCAACGGGGAactgcagtccagccctggatgacCGAGTCTTGGCCTTTGCCCTAGCCTTGCCACCGGTTTTGCCTCTTCCGCTCATGTTTGAAGTTTTGTCTTAGAGTTCGAGAAATCGAGTACTTGTCTCTCCACCTCAGGCCACTATATATCCACGACAGGGGAGGCAGCCTAAAGCCTGAGTGGCTGAAGCTGTAAGCTTTGGAGCCAATCACTGGGTAGTCGACACCGTGACGTTATTGGGGAACTCAAAAGGCgctctttcccccttctccccAAAACCACATATTCATTTTTTTGGCAAATAATATACTTTACGCCATGAAATTAAAGTAAAAGCATGTATGTTTGACGGCGGAATTTCATACAGCCCACCATGCGCGTTGTTATGTCCTCTGCTCTCTGAGGTGTGTAGCTAATGAAGTAGAAGTACACTTACATAATGTCATTACAGCCCTATAACATGGTTAGAATATTTGTAATGCCATACTAGTAGTGTTATAATTACAAATATAAGTGCTTCTATTGTATACAACTCTGTTGCAACTTGTTTCCTATCCCATTAGAAACAAACAGCTGGAGATAAACGTTCATTGCGCCTCCTTCTAAAGTCTCAATCAAATATAGACAGTTAGCTATATAGCTGATAAACATGTTATATGCTTGtacagatgtgtgtgcatgtccataacTAACCATTCATTTGGAGCGTGTGGCTGGGTTCAGCCATTGTATCGGCATGGCAGTAGCGACAGGGCCGTGAGCGAGGCCGGAGTGATTTTGCAAACAATGAATGAGGTTGGTTGTGGAAAAATGGCGCAAATCATGCTTGGCAGCCGACCGCTCGTTCATTCGGGTCAAACTCTGAGACAGTACTGATGCGGGCATTTCATTGGAACATGTGCCATTAATGAGAAAATTGGGTGGCTCTTACAAGAGCCTTTTGTTTGAGAAACAGCAACCTAAAATGAATTTACTTCTTCTTAGGGGCTGCCTTCTTGGGCTTGGCTGCCTTAGGTTTAGCTGCCTTGGGCTTGGCTGCCTTAGCCTTCTTCGGGCTCTTTGCTGCCTTCTTGGGAGCCGCGGGCTTCTTTGCCTTCTTAGGGCTCTTTGTAGCCTTCTTGGGGGCGGCGGGCTTCTTAGCCTTCTTCGGTGACTTCTTGGCGGCGGCTGGCTTTTTGGCTGCTGCCTTCTTGGGCTTCTTTGCTGCGGCTGGCTTCTTGGCAGCTGGCTTTTTGGCCGCTGGCTTCTTGACTGCCTTCTTCTTGGGCTCTGCTGCCTTCTTGGCTAATTTGAAGGATCCGGACGCACCGACTCCTTTAGTCTGGACAAGGGTGCCTTTAGTGACGAGTCCTCTGACTGCCACTTTGACACGAGCCTTGTTCTTCTCCACATCGTATCCGCCAGCTGCGAGCGCCTTCTTCAGAGCTGCGAGGGAgactcccttcttctccttggaGGCAGCGATTGCTTTCACAATCAACTCGCCGACACTTGGACCAGCCTTCTTGGGCCTGGGTGCCTTCTTCTTGGGTGCCTTTGCCGGTGCGGCAGCGGGGGCTGGAGCAGCGTCTGCCATTCTCGTTACGTTTCTCTAAAAGAGTGTCTCTACTCAGTGAATGACTGGGAGAGCCAGTGGGCAGGCCTTATGATCGACATGAGAGCCGCAGAGGTTCAACTAAGAGAGCACTCCGTCTCTTTGACGGTACTAGCAAATCGCTTGTGTTTTCTGCTCTCGGTTTATGGCAAAATATGTAAAGAATTAAACCACTTGTGGGTGCATCAACAAGTCCTCTGTTAAAGTAAACAGTTCGATGTTCCCAGAAACATTAACAAAGTGGCTCTATGTCCGTTTCTGGTGTTTAAACGTGCCCCCAACTTCAATAGTGCTGGTGGAGTTATGGGGACTTGTGCCTGTTTTGTTATGGAAACTTGCGATTTTAAGAGTTTTCCAGATATCACACGTTGTCTTCGAAGCCCATGTGATCAAATTCACAATGTCGTTCATCCAACGAAAAAATAATTACTTGCTTACGCCTTCTGTATTACTCTACAAATAGCATGTTTTGGACTGCGTAAAACACAGTCCTTTGCGTGCCCAACTGGCCATAGGCGTGTAGTCGTTAGGAACCTTAGGGCAAAAAAACAAGCACCGGTGTGCCACAAAAATAATCGTTGAGCCTTTTGCCATGTTTACGCTTGGTGAAGaaatgtgtgtttgatgttttaatgtgtgtgttgatgttgccTTCTCCGCTTTATGATCAATCGTCATGCACTAAAGAATGGATGGCAATAAGCACACACATGGTGTACACATAATTATTGGTCTCGGCCTTTTTATTTCACTTTGGGAAACAGGACAAGGACTGCAATTCACTACGCCTCACCACACAGTGACAGGAAACTATGGCATTTCACTTTATAGTTAATGCTTGGGTGGTTTCATTTTCTGCCCATCTTTACCATCATGTCCCCAATGTTATGCAACATGCACAAAGGAGATGCTGGTACTATCACTTGATATTCAGCTGCCCAATATGTGGCCTTATAATGAAGCAATCTCCCACAAATAATGTACAGCTTTAATATTGAACTTGGAACCCTTTACCAAATTAATATATGCATtttgcaaaaaagaaaagatgattCCCCCCTTATCTCTGTGGGGTAGCTTTAAAGTAGCCCATGCAATAGCTTTAATATTGAAAGTGGAGCCCTTTACCAAAATAGTATCTGAATTTcgatattagtaggcctatactgagaATCCATATCacattccggtaacactttacgtagagcccatatctatagcgcatttataacaaattataatgcacattataattacttacaaagtattatgactacactcataatgcttcatgatgctttatattaattGTTATGAATAACCACGAATCTAGCTCATAATGATTTATAAAtccatgagtgctcatgactggctataaactacaggctgcctgatggggcttatagtacattatgaatagctatacccctctatgcacagagctggatgataaactgtcataagagCTCATAGGATgatataatgtttcatgtgagatcataactacagctagctggctggctgtaaggctggCTGGCCTGCCCCGAactggcctggccggcccggcaagctggtcacgttgtaagggtggctgtatggcttgccaactagcttgtttgttagcttgcttgccagcTAGCTGTGGCCTACATTTTCCATAAGGTTATTTTCAGggcattaaaaaataataataatacatgaggAATGcgtttgcatacccttcattgatgatactagactggtccacctgccagcACTAGACAAATCTGTCAATTAGGCATTTATTTTACGTATCTGAttaggttgatgtttattggactccattgagtataatcagtccaataacttgtctgattgtaactctataattggactcacctgagtatactcagtccaatcagttgtctgattgtaactctttaattggactcacctgagtataatcagtccaatcagttgtctgattgtaactgtATGCAGTGTCTAATGGCAATGTAACACTATTTGGTGTTACCAGGAAGTTAATTACTAACTCTGCTTGGAGTTATTGCAACTCTCCGAGTATTAATAACTAACTCTGCTTGGAGTTACTGCAACTCCCTTAACACTTTTGGGAGTGTTCTACTAACACTCCACAGATTGGGACAATATAAACACTTTCAtagtgttaatattaacactcTCGTTGTTGATTCTAACTCTCTGGAATTTGCagtgtagctcatctcgacagaatgtCTTGTCAATGCAATCTATGCATAGGCTTATATTTAAACT contains:
- the LOC134448494 gene encoding histone H2B 1/2-like, producing the protein MPDPAKPAPKKGSKKAVSKTAGKGGKKRKRTRKESYAIYVYKVLKQVHPDTGISSKAMSIMNSFVNDIFERIAGEASRLAHYNKRHTISSREIQTAVRLLLPGELAKHAVSEGTKAVTKYTSSK
- the LOC134448419 gene encoding histone H1-like, whose product is MADAAPAPAAAPAKAPKKKAPRPKKAGPSVGELIVKAIAASKEKKGVSLAALKKALAAGGYDVEKNKARVKVAVRGLVTKGTLVQTKGVGASGSFKLAKKAAEPKKKAVKKPAAKKPAAKKPAAAKKPKKAAAKKPAAAKKSPKKAKKPAAPKKATKSPKKAKKPAAPKKAAKSPKKAKAAKPKAAKPKAAKPKKAAPKKK
- the LOC134448453 gene encoding histone H2A-like, with the protein product MSGRGKTGGKARAKAKTRSSRAGLQFPVGRVHRLLRKGNYAQRVGAGAPVYMAAVLEYLTAEILELAGNAARDNKKSRIIPRHLQLAVRNDEELNKLLGGVTIAQGGVLPNIQAVLLPKKTEKSK